From Vigna unguiculata cultivar IT97K-499-35 chromosome 5, ASM411807v1, whole genome shotgun sequence, the proteins below share one genomic window:
- the LOC114184415 gene encoding glutamate receptor 3.3-like — translation NTVSTLGRFVLLIWLFVVLIINSSYTASLTSILTVQQLSSLVKGIDSLINSKEPIGYLQGSFTRTYLIEEIGIDESRLVPLKTPEETATTLKNGPQKGGGSAYVDERAYIELFLSSRCDFRIVGQEFTRNGWGFSGFDMICSGRDKIETLEQFKQVEETVKKLDLDGVVVIGGDDSNTNACLLAENFRSKNLKTRVIGCPKTIDGDLKCK, via the exons AATAcagtgagcactcttggtcgCTTTGTGCTGCTTATATGGTTATTTGTAGTTCTAATAATTAACTCAAGTTACACAGCTAGCCTGACATCAATCCTCACAGTGCAACAACTTTCTTCACTTGTTAAAGGCATTGACAGTTTAATAAATAGCAAAGAGCCTATTGGCTACTTGCAGGGTTCATTTACTCGAACTTATTTGATTGAGGAAATTGGTATTGATGAATCCAGACTGGTTCCTCTAAAAACACCGGAAGAAACTGCAACAACACTAAAAAATGGTCCCCAAAAGGGTGGTGGTTCTGCATATGTTGATGAGCGTGCTTACATAGAACTTTTCCTTTCAAGCCGGTGCGACTTTAGAATTGTCGGTCAAGAGTTCACCCGAAATGGTTGGGGATTT AGTGGATTTGACATGATTTGCAGTGGGAGGGACAAGATTGAAACTCTAGAGCAG TTTAAACAAGTCGAAGAAACAGTTAAGAAGCTAGACTTGGATGGGGTTGTTGTTATTGGTGGTGATGACTCAAACACCAATGCATGCCTCCTTGCTGAGAACTTCAG GagcaaaaatttgaaaacacgtGTAATTGGATGCCCTAAAACCATTGATGGTGATTTGAAATGCAAATAA